The Armatimonadota bacterium DNA window TGACCATTGGCCGCGGGCGCGAGAAGACGCTTTTGGACCCCCATCCGCTCAGCCCTGGGCTGACGACTACCTACACCGTTCACGATTACAGCAACGATGGGCAGAAGCTGCTCTTTGGCGTGCGCGACGGCGGTGCGGACGAAGTGGACGTGCGCCTATTGAACATTGACGATCTTCGAGAGCAACCGGCGCTGCCGGCTGCCCGATACTTGGGCGTTTCTCTCTCGCACGACAACAAAACGATCTACTTTGCTCGGCGCGAAGGCGATCTGCACAACGTCTATGCTTGCGACATCGGCGGGCGCGAGCGCAAGATATTCGAGCATAGCTACGGCAAAGAGACGGGTCTCAGTTGCGGGCTGTCAGAAGATGGGCGATGGTTGGTGATCAGCGCGTGGACCGGCTGGTCGCAAACGGACATCCATCTTTACGACACGGCGACTGGCAAGACGATCCCGGTCGTGGTGGGCGAAAAGGCGACCTTCTCGCCACAGATTATCGGCGACCACGTCTTTATCCTAACCGACCAGCGCGCGCCCAATCGAGCGATCTATCGCGCACCCATTAGCGACCCGCGACGCGCTAACTGGCGTCGGATCATCGACGAATCGGACCAACCGATCCAGAGCATGGACCTTTCTGCCGGTTGGATTTGGCTGGAGTACATGAAGGACGTTACCTCCCGCGTCGTGCGCTTTGATCCCGACGGCAAGCCATCCGGCGAGCTGAAACTGCCCGGAATCGGCTCTGCTTCTGGCATCTCTGGCCGCTGGAACGACCCTTGCGCTTACTTTACCTTTACGACTTTCTCGGCTCCGCCATCCATTTATCGCGTTGATCGCAAGAGCCTTAATCCAAGCATTTGGAAGCGACCGAACGTCAAGCGATTGCCCGCCATGGAATCGAAGCAGGTGTGGTACCGTTCGAAAGACGGGACGCGAGTGCCTATGTTTATCGTGCACAAGAAGGGTTTGAAGCCGAACGGGGACTCGATGACGATCCTCGAAGGCTACGGCGGGTTTAACTCCAGCCAGATGCCTTTCTATGCCGGCAGCCTTGCGCTGTGGTGCGAGTTGGGCGGCGTCTATGCCCTGCCCTCGCTGCGAGGCGGCGGCGAATTTGGCGAGGCCTGGCACAAGGCGGGGATGCTGGACAAGAAGCAGAACACCTTTGACGATTTTATCGCGGCGGGCGAATGGCTGGTCGAAAACCGCTATACCAAACCAAGCCGCCTGTCCATCCGAGGCGGCAGCAACGGCGGCCTGTTGGTCGGGGCGGCGCTCACTCAGCGTCCGGACCTGTTTAGAGCGGTGGTCTGCACGGTGCCCTTGCTCGACATGCTCCGATACCATCTCTTTTTAGTCGGCCGGTACTGGGTGCCCGAATACGGCTCGGCGGAAGACCCGGAGCAGTTTAAGTACATCCGTGCCTATTCGCCCTATCACAACGTTAAGAAGGGCGCGCACTATCCGGCTGTGATCTTCATCACTGGCGACTTGGATACCCGCGTCGATCCGCTCCATGCGCGCAAGATGACCGCCATGCTTCAGTGGGCGTCCGCTTCGGGCAGGCCGATCGTACTCCATTACGATTTAAAGTCCGGCCATTCGGGCGGCAGACCGTTTAAGAAGGTGATGGAAGATCGGATCGACGAGATGCTGTTCGTTCGCTGGCAGCTTTCTCAAGATTAGGCGGCCATCGGCAATTCGCCTTGATCGATCAGTCCCGGCTTTGGGGGCGGCAGGGCGGCCTCGGCAAAGAGCGATCCTTGCACGAAGTCTGCCCCGTTGCCGCGCATCCAGGCCCATTCGGATTCGGATTGTAGCCCGGTGGCGATCGTGCCGATCCCTTGCGAGCGGGCCGATTCGATCAGCCTCGCGGCGCTTTGAGCCTTGAAACCGTCCGAATGGACGTTCTGGCAAAGTTCCTCGTTGAGCGACACAAAGTCGGGCCGAGCCTGCCGCAAAATCTCTAGGGTGCCCGCACGGGCGCCCATCTGGCCCAAGGCGCACCGCAGACCGACATTGCGAAACATCCCCATCATCGCGACCATGGCCGGCCAATCGACGGCGTCGTCCGCGTTGAGCGCGGTCATCACCAGCGTATTGGGCTGGATGCCGACCTCTCGCGCCGTTTGGACGACGTGCTTGGCGAACTTTTCCCCGCTCTTGACGTCGTCTGAATGGAAACCGAGGAACAGAAAGTCTGATACTTGGTGCTGCGTCGCCAGTTGGAGCGCTGTTGAAACTCCGGCTGAGTCTAGCTCGCCAACGGAATCGGACGCCCGTGCCGCTGTGATCAGTCGGTTGGGCAAGATCAACTCGCCGTTGTGACCGACACCTCGCAGAACGGCTTCGAACGCGAACGTCTGATCGGGCGAATCGGCATAGACGATAGGCTGAAAGTGCGCCGTCAATCGCTGTCCGCGGGTCATGTCGTCCAGCCAGTCGCCGCGCAGTTTGCCGATCAGCGACGACAAAGGCTCCATTCGCATTAAATCGGAGAAGTTTGGCTGCGAGCCTGCCGGCATTGCGAGCGATTTTGTCTCTCGAAGTTCCGAATCGCTCAAGAAGTCCGGCAGTTTAGCACAGAGCGAATCCAAAGCCCCCGGCCCCAGAGAAACCGCAAATATATCCCCTGCCATCTCTTCGAACTGCGCGTTTGATTGTTGCAAGAAAAAGCGAAGCGCATCGCGCATGTGGCCGTTGGCCGGCGCAATATAGAGCACCGTCTCGCTCGATCGGCCGTTCCCCGCAAAGTTCTCTTGATGCATCGTTTGCCCCCAGTGGAGTTTCGCGCCCTATGCGATTTTTCCATTGGGGCGAGGCATCATCGGACATCGAAAAGTACGGGTTTAGATGCCCAGCGCCTGCTTGATCTGAGGGTATTGG harbors:
- a CDS encoding S9 family peptidase; this encodes MKTPPTTRREEFKETVHGVVIEDPYRWLEEQNAPETRNWLAEQDRYLHSILDPLAGKAQLLKRLEELARYDAFSVPTQRGDRLFYSRRNANEELTRYCMTIGRGREKTLLDPHPLSPGLTTTYTVHDYSNDGQKLLFGVRDGGADEVDVRLLNIDDLREQPALPAARYLGVSLSHDNKTIYFARREGDLHNVYACDIGGRERKIFEHSYGKETGLSCGLSEDGRWLVISAWTGWSQTDIHLYDTATGKTIPVVVGEKATFSPQIIGDHVFILTDQRAPNRAIYRAPISDPRRANWRRIIDESDQPIQSMDLSAGWIWLEYMKDVTSRVVRFDPDGKPSGELKLPGIGSASGISGRWNDPCAYFTFTTFSAPPSIYRVDRKSLNPSIWKRPNVKRLPAMESKQVWYRSKDGTRVPMFIVHKKGLKPNGDSMTILEGYGGFNSSQMPFYAGSLALWCELGGVYALPSLRGGGEFGEAWHKAGMLDKKQNTFDDFIAAGEWLVENRYTKPSRLSIRGGSNGGLLVGAALTQRPDLFRAVVCTVPLLDMLRYHLFLVGRYWVPEYGSAEDPEQFKYIRAYSPYHNVKKGAHYPAVIFITGDLDTRVDPLHARKMTAMLQWASASGRPIVLHYDLKSGHSGGRPFKKVMEDRIDEMLFVRWQLSQD
- a CDS encoding EAL domain-containing protein produces the protein MHQENFAGNGRSSETVLYIAPANGHMRDALRFFLQQSNAQFEEMAGDIFAVSLGPGALDSLCAKLPDFLSDSELRETKSLAMPAGSQPNFSDLMRMEPLSSLIGKLRGDWLDDMTRGQRLTAHFQPIVYADSPDQTFAFEAVLRGVGHNGELILPNRLITAARASDSVGELDSAGVSTALQLATQHQVSDFLFLGFHSDDVKSGEKFAKHVVQTAREVGIQPNTLVMTALNADDAVDWPAMVAMMGMFRNVGLRCALGQMGARAGTLEILRQARPDFVSLNEELCQNVHSDGFKAQSAARLIESARSQGIGTIATGLQSESEWAWMRGNGADFVQGSLFAEAALPPPKPGLIDQGELPMAA